In the genome of Deltaproteobacteria bacterium RBG_16_64_85, one region contains:
- a CDS encoding chorismate synthase — translation MNFHTAGETHGPALLVIVEGLPAGVSVCAEDVNRELARRQLGYGRGDRMKIERDEAEILSGVRFGKTLGGPVALLIRNRDWVNWREKMAQEGTGAGVPPLTTTRPGHADLAGVLKYGHRDVRNVLERASARETAARVAAAALARLFLRDVGIAVAGHVLSIGKVCVPVDVEGSWECAVRAEKSGLRMGDPFASARAVRLIDRARKAGTSAGGIVEAIAKGVPPGLGSFVSWDRRLDARLAYAVMSIPAIKGVEIGGGIALSALPGNRVHDEIFPGRRRGNPLLGKVCLPFHRRTNRAGGVEGGMSDGELVLVRAAMKPIPTQSRPLRTVAIGTWKKAVAHRERSDVCAVPACSVVLEAMVGIVLADAFLEKFSGDSMREIQYNYVHYLRSIGAR, via the coding sequence CTGAATTTCCATACCGCGGGCGAGACCCACGGGCCGGCGCTTCTGGTCATCGTGGAAGGGCTTCCCGCCGGCGTGAGCGTGTGCGCGGAGGACGTCAACAGGGAACTCGCGCGGCGCCAGTTGGGATACGGGCGCGGGGACCGGATGAAGATCGAGAGGGACGAGGCGGAGATCCTGTCCGGCGTGCGGTTCGGAAAAACGCTGGGGGGGCCCGTCGCCCTGCTGATCCGAAACCGGGACTGGGTGAACTGGCGGGAAAAAATGGCTCAGGAGGGGACGGGGGCAGGGGTTCCGCCGCTGACGACCACCCGGCCGGGGCACGCCGATCTCGCGGGCGTACTGAAATACGGACACAGGGACGTCCGCAACGTGCTGGAGCGGGCAAGCGCGAGGGAGACCGCGGCACGCGTTGCGGCGGCCGCTCTGGCGCGCCTTTTCCTGCGCGACGTGGGAATCGCCGTTGCGGGACACGTTCTCTCCATCGGGAAGGTCTGCGTCCCCGTGGATGTCGAGGGGAGCTGGGAATGCGCGGTTCGGGCCGAAAAGAGCGGACTTCGGATGGGCGATCCCTTTGCCTCGGCGCGCGCGGTGCGGCTGATCGACCGGGCAAGGAAGGCGGGGACCTCCGCCGGAGGGATCGTGGAGGCGATCGCGAAGGGGGTTCCTCCGGGGTTGGGATCGTTCGTTTCCTGGGACCGCAGGCTGGACGCCCGCCTGGCTTATGCCGTGATGAGCATCCCGGCGATCAAGGGGGTGGAAATCGGGGGGGGGATTGCGCTCTCCGCCCTTCCGGGCAACCGGGTCCACGACGAAATATTTCCCGGAAGAAGGCGCGGCAACCCCCTGCTGGGAAAGGTCTGCCTCCCGTTCCACCGGAGAACGAACCGGGCGGGAGGCGTGGAGGGGGGGATGAGCGACGGGGAGCTCGTCCTCGTGCGCGCCGCGATGAAGCCCATTCCGACACAGTCCCGGCCCTTGCGCACGGTTGCCATCGGGACCTGGAAGAAGGCGGTGGCTCATCGCGAGCGCAGCGACGTCTGCGCGGTTCCGGCGTGCTCGGTCGTTCTGGAGGCGATGGTGGGGATCGTCCTCGCGGACGCCTTCCTGGAGAAATTCAGTGGCGATTCGATGCGGGAAATCCAATATAATTATGTCCATTACCTGCGCAGCATCGGCGCCCGATGA
- a CDS encoding 3-dehydroquinate synthase produces MTSDMLTVPLGERTYDIFFGEDIYSLFQEWICRFFPDGSVFVITDRNVASIYGEDIRRWLTGIPHYVHMIEPGEESKDWETVRGIYAFLARGKADRDALVVAFGGGVVGDLAGFAAATYLRGLPYIQIPTTLISQVDSSVGGKTGFNLPEGKNLVGAFHQPRAVFIDHNFLRTLDDRNLRAGMAEVVKCGLAGDAVLWKTLCSNGAGWKSVSGREWHDVIRRSVAFKASIVAKDERESSIRRILNLGHTIGHALEQSSGYGALLHGEAVAMGLAWEVMFSRRLGITPPEVEERLFSLLREMGFALDDPGLALSSIASAVGLDKKRVASDVDLPMVTAPGACALKRVPLALLRKELPAIRAEILRRSREAGIDPAEGRELQERIERGSHEEAVAILERRVESNPSDLRAMVLLSDAYRRSGKHTAAWEMIKEVLQQSPADAGVQRVAREIEEELRRSPPREVVAPPEPLEDVILLPEGAFEIRPADLLPGTPESPVPVAGVPPPGPPIRTITMANVYWEQGEKETALRIVDEILMRDPGDHRALEWKKAHEEERRAVAALAAFLDTIAKEYGYDLSKPH; encoded by the coding sequence ATGACCTCCGACATGCTCACCGTCCCACTGGGCGAGCGGACGTACGACATCTTTTTCGGGGAAGACATCTATTCCCTGTTCCAGGAATGGATTTGCCGCTTCTTCCCGGACGGCTCGGTGTTCGTGATCACGGACCGGAACGTCGCCTCGATCTACGGGGAGGACATCCGCCGGTGGCTTACCGGGATCCCCCATTACGTCCACATGATCGAGCCGGGGGAGGAGTCGAAAGACTGGGAAACGGTGCGCGGGATCTACGCCTTTCTCGCGCGAGGGAAAGCGGACCGCGATGCATTGGTGGTTGCCTTCGGCGGCGGGGTGGTCGGGGACCTCGCCGGCTTCGCCGCCGCAACCTACCTGCGGGGCCTCCCCTACATTCAGATTCCGACCACGCTGATCTCCCAGGTGGACAGCAGCGTGGGGGGCAAGACCGGGTTCAACCTCCCGGAAGGGAAGAACCTCGTGGGGGCGTTCCATCAGCCGCGGGCGGTTTTCATCGACCACAACTTTCTCCGAACGCTGGACGACCGGAATCTGCGCGCCGGGATGGCCGAAGTGGTCAAGTGCGGTCTCGCGGGCGACGCGGTCCTCTGGAAGACGCTCTGCTCCAATGGCGCGGGGTGGAAGTCGGTGTCCGGGCGGGAGTGGCACGACGTTATCCGGCGGTCCGTTGCTTTCAAGGCGTCGATCGTGGCGAAGGACGAAAGGGAATCGTCCATCCGCCGCATCCTGAACCTGGGTCACACCATCGGGCACGCCCTGGAGCAGTCCTCCGGCTACGGCGCCCTTCTCCACGGGGAAGCGGTGGCGATGGGGCTCGCCTGGGAGGTGATGTTTTCCCGACGGCTGGGAATTACCCCTCCGGAAGTGGAGGAGCGTCTCTTTTCCCTGTTGCGGGAAATGGGGTTTGCCCTCGACGATCCCGGTCTCGCGCTTTCCTCGATCGCCTCGGCAGTCGGGTTGGACAAGAAACGGGTCGCGTCGGACGTGGACCTCCCGATGGTGACCGCTCCCGGCGCCTGTGCCCTGAAGCGGGTGCCTCTTGCGCTCCTGCGGAAGGAGCTGCCAGCGATTCGCGCCGAGATTCTGCGAAGGAGCCGCGAGGCGGGCATCGATCCGGCAGAGGGAAGGGAACTCCAGGAGCGGATCGAGCGAGGCAGCCACGAGGAGGCGGTAGCGATCCTCGAAAGGCGGGTGGAGTCCAATCCGAGCGATCTCAGGGCCATGGTGCTCCTTTCGGATGCCTATCGCCGCTCCGGGAAGCATACCGCCGCGTGGGAAATGATCAAGGAGGTCCTCCAGCAGTCCCCAGCGGATGCAGGGGTGCAACGCGTGGCCCGCGAAATCGAAGAGGAACTCCGCCGGTCCCCTCCCCGGGAAGTCGTTGCGCCTCCCGAACCGCTGGAGGATGTGATCCTCCTCCCGGAAGGGGCCTTCGAGATCCGTCCGGCCGACCTTTTGCCGGGCACTCCGGAGAGCCCCGTTCCCGTCGCGGGTGTCCCGCCGCCTGGCCCGCCGATACGAACGATCACGATGGCCAACGTCTACTGGGAGCAGGGAGAGAAGGAAACGGCCCTGCGGATCGTCGACGAGATCCTGATGCGCGACCCGGGGGATCACCGGGCACTGGAATGGAAGAAAGCGCACGAGGAGGAAAGGAGGGCCGTCGCGGCCCTCGCAGCTTTCCTCGACACGATCGCAAAGGAGTATGGATATGACCTTTCGAAACCTCATTGA